A window of Armatimonadota bacterium contains these coding sequences:
- a CDS encoding tyrosine recombinase XerC: MSRVSRPLDELIQAFLDHLAAIRSPATVRAYGSDLSQLAASLDGEDMSAESLRRFLRKYGGKPGTRSRKLATVRAFVRYLRSIEVLAFDPTETLEAPYKRRKLPTVLSQHQAEELLSNKPAGQSPLRDQAILEVLYASGLRAAELVTIQTVDLDLNEQIIRVVGKGNKERVALFGEACRDSLQRYIESERVPAKDREPLFTNRSGRALTTRSIQNIVKRFARSAGLPSDVSPHTLRHSFATHLLDGGADLKTVQQLLGHEDVATTQIYTHISIERLREAVQKAHPKSKESS, encoded by the coding sequence GTGTCCCGGGTCTCGCGCCCGCTCGATGAACTCATCCAGGCGTTCCTGGACCATTTGGCCGCGATCCGATCACCGGCCACTGTGCGCGCGTATGGCAGCGATCTCTCGCAGTTGGCCGCAAGCCTTGACGGCGAAGATATGAGCGCCGAGTCGTTGCGCAGGTTTTTGCGCAAGTACGGAGGGAAGCCCGGCACGCGCTCTCGCAAACTCGCGACCGTTCGGGCGTTCGTCCGTTACCTGCGGTCGATCGAGGTACTGGCCTTCGACCCGACCGAGACTCTCGAGGCGCCGTATAAACGCAGGAAGCTGCCCACCGTCTTGAGCCAGCACCAGGCGGAGGAGCTGCTATCGAACAAGCCAGCGGGCCAGTCCCCGCTCCGAGATCAGGCGATCTTGGAGGTTCTCTACGCGTCAGGCTTGCGAGCGGCGGAACTCGTCACGATCCAGACGGTTGACCTGGATCTAAATGAACAGATCATCCGCGTGGTTGGAAAGGGGAACAAGGAGCGGGTCGCGCTTTTCGGCGAGGCTTGTAGAGACTCATTACAGCGTTACATCGAGTCCGAGCGCGTACCTGCGAAAGACCGCGAGCCGCTCTTTACAAACCGGAGCGGGAGGGCCTTAACCACTCGGTCCATTCAGAACATCGTCAAGAGATTTGCAAGGTCAGCAGGTCTGCCTTCTGACGTCTCGCCCCACACGCTGCGACACAGCTTTGCCACGCACTTGCTCGACGGCGGCGCCGATCTGAAGACCGTCCAGCAGCTGCTCGGACACGAGGACGTGGCGACGACGCAGATTTACACGCACATCAGCATTGAGCGGCTGAGAGAAGCAGTGCAGAAAGCGCACCCGAAGAGCAAGGAATCGAGCTAG
- a CDS encoding putative motility protein: MRISGSTQAVSSLQNTPQTDSARTAYQINVLKKALDSQKAQASKLLDLIETKGQVLDIRA; the protein is encoded by the coding sequence ATGCGAATCAGCGGATCGACTCAGGCAGTATCAAGTCTCCAGAACACCCCGCAGACGGACTCGGCCAGGACGGCCTACCAGATCAATGTTCTCAAAAAGGCCCTGGATTCGCAGAAGGCTCAAGCATCCAAGCTGCTAGATCTGATTGAGACTAAGGGACAGGTCCTCGACATCCGAGCCTAG
- a CDS encoding NTP transferase domain-containing protein: protein MDIVILAGGRCDDELRKASGADTRAEIEIDGTRLVDTVLSATSPLGEPILVGGPSGITARQVEAGANFCDSLSNGLSQVKTEHFLLVTVDLPCLTTESLNDFVDRCDRSAGLNYPIVPMQDCEARFPGMRRTTLKLREGEFTGGNVALMEKEMMARALPVMERAYEVRKKPLLLAQTIGLGVLGRVMLGQVWPRTLRLAALERAVGKFLGVPVRGVISRYAELGADLDKAEQYEQFARLQKT, encoded by the coding sequence GTGGATATCGTGATCCTTGCCGGAGGGCGCTGCGACGACGAATTGCGCAAAGCATCGGGCGCCGACACGCGCGCCGAGATCGAGATCGACGGCACTCGCCTCGTGGATACCGTGCTGAGCGCGACCAGCCCGCTCGGCGAACCGATCCTCGTCGGCGGTCCTAGCGGCATTACAGCTCGCCAAGTCGAAGCTGGCGCAAACTTCTGCGACAGCCTGTCGAACGGCTTAAGCCAGGTAAAGACCGAGCACTTCCTGCTGGTGACGGTCGATCTGCCGTGCCTGACGACCGAGTCGCTGAACGACTTCGTAGACAGATGCGACAGATCAGCTGGATTGAACTACCCGATCGTGCCGATGCAGGACTGCGAGGCGAGGTTCCCCGGCATGCGCCGCACGACGCTCAAACTTCGAGAAGGGGAGTTCACCGGAGGAAACGTCGCCTTGATGGAGAAGGAGATGATGGCGCGAGCGCTCCCAGTAATGGAACGGGCTTATGAAGTGCGCAAGAAACCCCTTCTGCTGGCTCAGACGATCGGTCTCGGTGTGCTCGGCAGGGTGATGCTCGGGCAGGTTTGGCCAAGAACCCTGCGCCTGGCGGCTCTGGAAAGGGCAGTCGGGAAGTTCCTTGGCGTTCCAGTACGCGGGGTCATCAGCCGCTACGCCGAGCTTGGCGCCGACTTGGACAAGGCGGAGCAGTACGAGCAGTTCGCTCGACTTCAGAAAACGTAA
- the ispE gene encoding 4-(cytidine 5'-diphospho)-2-C-methyl-D-erythritol kinase, with protein MIVRCPAKVNLFLSVGQRDETGYHPIRTVFQAVGLFDELTVNESESDSFDCDWPDIPAENTVTAALRLLQREIAIPPLGISLVKRIPRQAGLGGGSSDAAGLIRAVRKLIPDQLTDTAAQRIALAVGADVPFFLMGGRATACGYGEKLEAQPDDASKWFLIVMPSTRVDTSEAYTRLDALNPSLKTFPAAGGLHNDFEAVAPFECAQLSDRLRVHGAEDALLCGSGSAVFGMFDSASTAGAAQAKMQEEGVGDSWLAPALTREESLWIS; from the coding sequence GTGATCGTCAGGTGTCCCGCGAAGGTCAATCTGTTTCTCTCGGTCGGCCAGCGCGATGAGACCGGCTACCACCCGATCCGTACCGTCTTCCAGGCTGTCGGGCTGTTCGACGAACTGACCGTCAACGAGTCTGAGTCCGACTCGTTCGACTGCGACTGGCCCGACATTCCGGCCGAGAACACGGTGACTGCGGCGCTGCGGCTGCTTCAAAGAGAGATCGCGATCCCCCCTCTCGGTATTTCGCTTGTAAAGCGCATCCCGCGCCAGGCAGGTCTGGGCGGCGGAAGTTCTGATGCTGCAGGCCTGATTCGAGCCGTTCGCAAGCTGATTCCCGACCAACTCACCGATACCGCCGCGCAGAGAATTGCCTTGGCTGTCGGCGCTGACGTACCGTTCTTCTTGATGGGCGGCAGGGCGACAGCGTGCGGTTACGGCGAGAAGCTCGAGGCGCAGCCGGATGACGCTTCAAAGTGGTTCCTCATCGTGATGCCGTCAACTCGAGTCGATACCTCGGAAGCCTATACGAGGCTCGACGCGTTGAATCCGTCGCTGAAGACGTTCCCCGCGGCGGGAGGCCTGCACAACGACTTCGAAGCTGTCGCTCCCTTCGAGTGCGCTCAACTATCGGACAGACTCCGCGTTCACGGCGCCGAGGACGCGCTGCTATGTGGATCAGGCTCCGCCGTGTTCGGGATGTTCGACTCCGCAAGCACCGCCGGCGCTGCCCAAGCCAAGATGCAGGAAGAGGGCGTCGGCGACTCATGGCTCGCGCCTGCGCTGACCCGCGAGGAGAGCCTGTGGATATCGTGA
- the gatA gene encoding Asp-tRNA(Asn)/Glu-tRNA(Gln) amidotransferase subunit GatA, producing the protein MVSQLTAVELAEKLQSREISVHDALDGSLERIRKIDPEYRAFLTLCEESARQDADTAQALIDSGDGSALTGVPLAVKDNMSTAGIPTTCASKILEGYVPPFDATVIERARSHGMVIVGKTNLDEFAMGTSTENSAFHPTHNPWDPDLSPGGSSGGSAVSVSAEMTPLSLGSDTGGSIRQPASLCGVVGFKPTYGRVSRYGLVAFASSLDQIGPFGRTVEDAALLASVISGHDPRDSTSLPDSQISTKELKDGSLKGLKFALPKEFLADSIEPGVRTAVERAVESMSREGASISEISLPSIKLGVTTYYIIAPAEASSNLARYDGVRYGPRIAAGSDHVDMFMATRGGLFGHEVKLRIMVGTYALSAGYYDAYYHKAQQIRGLMSAEFEQAFKEYDCIIGPTSPCVAFPMGDAGLDHMSLKLMDYCTIPANMGGFPSISLPCGLSDGLPVGLLLTGPVNDDERLLQTAYAVERCLPGTGKRPPMP; encoded by the coding sequence TTGGTCAGCCAGTTGACCGCAGTGGAGTTGGCAGAGAAACTCCAGTCGAGAGAGATCTCAGTCCACGACGCGCTTGATGGCTCGCTTGAGCGAATTCGGAAGATCGACCCCGAGTACCGTGCGTTTCTGACGCTGTGCGAAGAGAGCGCCCGACAGGACGCCGACACGGCCCAAGCGCTGATCGATTCAGGCGACGGAAGCGCGCTCACCGGCGTTCCCCTGGCTGTCAAAGACAATATGAGCACAGCGGGAATCCCCACGACGTGCGCGTCGAAGATTCTGGAAGGGTACGTACCGCCTTTTGACGCCACCGTGATAGAGCGGGCAAGGTCTCATGGCATGGTGATCGTCGGCAAGACGAATCTCGACGAGTTCGCGATGGGAACCTCGACTGAGAACAGCGCGTTTCACCCCACGCACAACCCTTGGGATCCGGATCTGTCTCCCGGCGGAAGCTCGGGCGGATCGGCGGTTTCGGTCTCAGCAGAGATGACCCCGCTCTCCCTCGGCTCAGATACGGGCGGCTCGATCAGGCAGCCAGCCTCGCTGTGCGGAGTCGTTGGTTTCAAGCCCACGTACGGCCGCGTGTCTCGCTACGGGCTTGTAGCTTTCGCCTCGAGCCTAGACCAAATTGGCCCGTTCGGCCGAACGGTGGAAGACGCCGCGCTGTTGGCGTCAGTCATTTCTGGCCACGACCCTCGGGACAGCACTTCGCTGCCGGACTCGCAAATCTCAACCAAGGAGTTGAAAGACGGGTCGTTGAAAGGACTGAAATTCGCCCTGCCCAAGGAGTTTCTCGCCGACTCGATCGAGCCCGGGGTGCGTACGGCAGTCGAGCGCGCCGTCGAGTCGATGAGTCGCGAAGGCGCGTCGATCTCCGAGATCAGCCTGCCCTCGATCAAGCTCGGCGTCACGACGTACTACATCATCGCGCCCGCGGAGGCGAGCAGCAACCTAGCGCGGTACGACGGCGTCCGGTACGGGCCGAGGATCGCGGCGGGCAGCGATCACGTTGATATGTTTATGGCGACCAGAGGGGGGCTGTTCGGCCACGAGGTGAAACTGCGGATCATGGTCGGAACGTATGCTCTATCGGCAGGCTACTACGACGCGTACTATCACAAGGCGCAGCAGATTCGCGGATTGATGTCGGCCGAGTTTGAGCAGGCGTTCAAAGAGTACGACTGTATCATCGGCCCGACCAGCCCGTGCGTGGCGTTTCCGATGGGTGACGCGGGACTCGATCACATGTCGCTCAAGCTGATGGACTACTGCACAATTCCGGCGAACATGGGAGGTTTCCCGAGCATTTCGCTGCCGTGCGGGCTGTCCGATGGGTTGCCCGTCGGACTGCTGCTCACAGGACCTGTCAACGACGACGAACGGCTGTTGCAGACGGCGTACGCGGTGGAGCGATGCCTACCCGGCACCGGCAAACGGCCGCCGATGCCCTGA
- the gatC gene encoding Asp-tRNA(Asn)/Glu-tRNA(Gln) amidotransferase subunit GatC: MPISLEEVKHVARLARLELSDGELAEFQGELNALLGHFQDIEDVDVSGVDPRPHAVALTNVWAEDVPGQCLPRDEAMRNAPSSKAGVFIVPTIIEE; encoded by the coding sequence ATGCCGATCTCCTTGGAAGAAGTCAAGCACGTAGCTCGCTTGGCACGGTTGGAACTGAGCGACGGCGAGCTTGCTGAGTTCCAAGGCGAATTGAACGCGCTGCTCGGGCACTTTCAGGATATCGAAGACGTCGACGTCAGCGGCGTCGATCCGCGACCCCACGCCGTTGCCCTCACGAACGTCTGGGCTGAAGACGTGCCCGGCCAATGCCTGCCGAGGGATGAGGCGATGAGGAACGCGCCTTCGAGCAAGGCGGGCGTTTTCATCGTGCCAACCATCATCGAGGAGTAG
- a CDS encoding DUF255 domain-containing protein, with translation MPLWGSRGSYWAVTMTLVIVVGVNVLVDWGRPLVPPPAENELASESAQYLLNASRHRVEWLTLADDFLAEARRLDRPIMIAVGTSWSRTARRYDSWHFSNQEMAAKLNSEFVCVRVDAMQNPEWAYPLLQLTRSTVPNDDGFHLWFLLPDGGFILWDDRLDVNEFREVLGRVLDARARLVEESLAVSEDELRELQEEEDEQQRREQQRRERQRREMAAYGRAGSQQTPKYREYAESAMAVDLRFVEAESSRDRAFDLSMIAAEHRFEAPPASRLRLYLKLGARNAAERLVRELLQSGQVDWLDGGFFRVRDRRDAGQVDFNKLLAQSTEMCAALAQYSMVAQDRTAEQVALAGVEWALQMLESGSGLPGSSVADVLSNGRCLAYSFPVATLRLSFSRSVRKSMTEKLLLNSRANPLMMVRRPAGADWSLEDVDELMDELRSIREQSAIVPSDHDYADAVGYTVARCIETCRLLGNDELLTRAMAQLTALETFRVGSNTVRHGLSGASRSHRYLGDFAAYSDAMLEAFKASGDAAYLSAGSAVLDRAVFLYSDDSGRVLGAQPASGRDSQFRLDVPHLLDGFVPPATVKTILLMWQYGELLERADLKTKAIEMLTEYGHVLNEYSRFEVQYGGLTNENGQAIVEYSGAFDDFYWTAAEILER, from the coding sequence ATGCCACTGTGGGGATCACGCGGGTCGTATTGGGCGGTTACCATGACGCTGGTGATCGTCGTCGGCGTCAACGTCCTTGTCGATTGGGGTCGGCCACTCGTCCCGCCGCCAGCAGAGAATGAGCTGGCTTCTGAGAGCGCACAGTACCTGTTGAACGCATCGAGGCACCGCGTCGAATGGCTGACCCTCGCGGACGACTTCCTAGCGGAGGCTCGACGGCTAGATCGTCCGATCATGATCGCAGTCGGAACCTCGTGGAGCCGTACGGCGCGGAGGTACGACAGCTGGCATTTCAGCAATCAGGAGATGGCCGCGAAGCTGAACAGTGAGTTCGTGTGCGTTCGTGTTGACGCCATGCAGAATCCGGAGTGGGCCTACCCGCTCTTACAACTCACTCGATCCACAGTCCCAAACGACGACGGATTCCACCTATGGTTCCTTTTGCCTGACGGCGGGTTCATCCTTTGGGATGATCGGCTCGACGTGAACGAGTTTCGAGAAGTCCTTGGCCGAGTTCTGGACGCGCGGGCACGGTTGGTCGAAGAATCCCTCGCGGTGAGCGAAGACGAGCTTCGTGAGCTTCAAGAAGAGGAGGACGAGCAGCAAAGACGAGAACAGCAGAGACGAGAGCGGCAAAGGCGTGAGATGGCGGCGTACGGCCGCGCTGGGAGCCAGCAGACCCCGAAATACCGTGAGTACGCAGAGTCGGCGATGGCCGTCGATCTGCGATTTGTTGAGGCCGAGAGCAGCCGCGATCGCGCTTTCGACCTGTCGATGATCGCCGCGGAGCACAGGTTCGAGGCGCCGCCCGCTTCACGTTTGCGGCTGTACCTAAAATTGGGCGCGCGCAACGCAGCCGAGCGGCTGGTGCGAGAATTGCTGCAATCGGGCCAAGTTGACTGGTTGGACGGCGGGTTCTTCCGCGTGCGCGATCGCCGCGATGCCGGACAAGTTGACTTTAACAAGTTGCTTGCGCAGTCAACAGAGATGTGCGCAGCGCTTGCGCAGTATTCGATGGTTGCGCAAGATCGCACTGCCGAGCAGGTCGCGCTGGCTGGCGTCGAATGGGCGTTGCAAATGCTTGAGAGCGGGTCCGGCCTGCCGGGCTCCTCAGTCGCCGATGTCCTCTCGAACGGTCGGTGTCTGGCCTACAGCTTCCCGGTGGCGACGCTTCGCCTCTCTTTTTCACGGAGCGTGCGAAAGTCGATGACGGAGAAGTTGCTGCTTAATTCGAGGGCGAATCCGCTGATGATGGTTCGTCGACCTGCCGGGGCAGATTGGAGTCTGGAAGATGTCGACGAACTGATGGACGAGCTGCGAAGCATCCGAGAACAATCGGCGATCGTGCCGTCGGATCACGATTACGCCGATGCCGTCGGTTATACGGTCGCTCGCTGCATCGAGACCTGCCGACTGTTGGGCAACGACGAACTCTTGACAAGGGCGATGGCGCAATTGACGGCGCTGGAAACGTTTCGGGTCGGCTCCAACACCGTTCGTCACGGCCTATCGGGCGCTTCGCGATCTCATCGCTACCTTGGCGATTTCGCAGCTTACTCAGACGCGATGCTAGAGGCGTTCAAAGCATCCGGCGACGCCGCTTATCTCTCTGCTGGCAGCGCGGTTCTTGACCGAGCGGTCTTTCTGTACTCGGACGACTCTGGGCGCGTTCTTGGTGCACAGCCCGCCAGCGGCCGCGACTCGCAGTTTCGGCTCGACGTACCTCATTTGCTCGACGGTTTCGTTCCGCCCGCTACGGTCAAGACGATTCTTCTCATGTGGCAGTACGGCGAGCTGCTCGAGCGCGCAGACCTCAAAACGAAGGCGATTGAGATGCTGACCGAATACGGGCATGTGCTGAACGAGTATTCGCGCTTCGAAGTCCAGTACGGCGGATTGACGAACGAAAACGGCCAGGCCATTGTCGAGTACAGTGGCGCGTTCGACGATTTCTACTGGACGGCCGCTGAAATCCTGGAGCGGTGA
- the acs gene encoding acetate--CoA ligase, which yields MSETIETLLHETRRFEPSEEFKAQANAADPAIYGQADEDWQGWWESWARKLDWFEPWHTVCDWQKPFAKWFVGGKLNACYNCIDRHVEAGRGSRTALIGEGEPGDVRVFTYADMKREVSKLANALKSLGVEKGDRVCVYMPMGPELALTMLACARIGAPHSVVFGGFSAESLYDRINDATCKAVVTADGSWRRGKIVPLKKVVDEAMEMGCPSIEKILVYERVGAPGTETNGMKAPEYDRGTMVEGRDVWWHDVVDAQSDDCPCEPMDSEDLLYILYTSGSTGKPKGIMHTTGGYMTGVTATTKLVFDLKDEDVFWCTADCGWVTGHSYIVYGPMSNCAQQVMYEGAPDAPEKNRFWKIVEKHKVNIIYTAPTAIRAFMKWGREYPDGCDLSSLRLLGTVGEPINPEAWMWYREVIGGSRCPIVDTWWQTETGAIMITPLPGLQTTKPGSATRPFPGVHAAIYTEEGEDVTHKAADGDVGGLLVLKRPWPSMLRGIYGDVERYKEVYWSKFSDAYFAGDGAKLDSDGCFWLLGRVDDVMLVAGHNISTMEVESALVDHPAVAESAVIGRADEIKGQAIAAFVIVRSGFEPSDELAAELKKHVGKKIGPIARPDDIIFTADVPKTRSGKIMRRLLRDVAEGRALGDTTTLADPAVVASLKRKYDEG from the coding sequence ATGTCTGAGACCATCGAAACCTTGTTGCACGAGACGCGGCGATTCGAGCCGAGCGAGGAGTTCAAGGCGCAAGCCAACGCCGCCGACCCCGCGATATACGGCCAGGCCGACGAAGACTGGCAGGGCTGGTGGGAGTCGTGGGCGAGGAAGCTCGACTGGTTCGAGCCGTGGCACACCGTTTGCGACTGGCAGAAGCCGTTCGCCAAGTGGTTCGTGGGCGGGAAGCTCAACGCCTGCTACAACTGCATCGACAGGCACGTCGAAGCGGGGCGGGGTTCTCGGACGGCTTTAATCGGCGAGGGTGAGCCGGGAGACGTGCGGGTCTTCACCTACGCCGACATGAAGCGAGAGGTCTCGAAGCTGGCGAACGCGCTGAAGTCTCTGGGGGTCGAGAAGGGGGACAGAGTGTGCGTTTATATGCCGATGGGGCCGGAGTTGGCTCTGACGATGCTCGCGTGCGCACGAATCGGGGCTCCTCACTCCGTGGTTTTCGGCGGGTTCAGCGCGGAGTCGCTTTATGACCGAATCAACGACGCGACCTGCAAGGCGGTCGTGACCGCCGACGGCTCCTGGCGGCGCGGGAAGATCGTGCCGCTCAAGAAGGTCGTGGACGAAGCGATGGAGATGGGGTGCCCTTCTATCGAGAAGATCCTGGTCTACGAAAGGGTGGGCGCGCCGGGGACGGAGACCAACGGTATGAAAGCCCCCGAGTACGACCGCGGCACGATGGTCGAAGGGCGCGACGTCTGGTGGCACGACGTTGTGGACGCGCAGAGCGACGACTGCCCCTGCGAGCCGATGGACAGCGAAGACCTGCTCTACATTCTCTATACGAGCGGCTCGACCGGCAAGCCGAAGGGCATCATGCACACCACCGGCGGCTACATGACCGGCGTCACCGCGACGACGAAGCTCGTCTTTGACCTGAAGGACGAGGACGTGTTCTGGTGCACTGCCGACTGCGGCTGGGTCACCGGGCACAGTTACATCGTCTACGGCCCGATGTCGAACTGCGCCCAGCAGGTGATGTACGAGGGCGCCCCCGACGCGCCGGAAAAAAACCGCTTTTGGAAGATCGTCGAGAAGCACAAGGTCAACATCATCTACACCGCCCCGACCGCAATCCGCGCGTTCATGAAGTGGGGAAGGGAGTACCCCGACGGTTGCGACCTGTCTTCCTTGCGTCTTCTCGGCACAGTCGGCGAGCCGATCAACCCCGAGGCGTGGATGTGGTACCGCGAGGTCATCGGCGGCTCGCGCTGTCCAATAGTCGATACGTGGTGGCAGACCGAGACCGGTGCGATCATGATCACGCCTCTGCCTGGGTTGCAGACGACCAAGCCCGGCTCCGCGACGCGACCTTTCCCTGGCGTTCACGCTGCGATCTACACCGAGGAGGGCGAGGACGTGACGCACAAGGCGGCGGACGGAGATGTCGGCGGTCTGCTGGTTCTGAAGCGGCCTTGGCCTTCGATGCTCCGCGGCATCTACGGCGACGTGGAGCGGTACAAGGAGGTGTACTGGTCGAAGTTCAGCGATGCGTACTTCGCTGGCGACGGGGCGAAGCTGGACTCGGACGGCTGCTTCTGGCTGCTCGGCCGAGTGGACGACGTGATGCTCGTCGCGGGGCACAATATTTCGACAATGGAGGTCGAGTCGGCCCTTGTCGACCACCCGGCTGTGGCTGAGTCAGCTGTTATCGGTCGCGCCGACGAGATCAAGGGACAGGCGATCGCCGCGTTCGTGATCGTGCGGTCTGGCTTTGAACCGTCCGACGAACTCGCTGCGGAGTTGAAGAAGCACGTCGGCAAGAAGATCGGCCCGATCGCGCGCCCAGACGACATCATCTTCACGGCGGACGTGCCTAAGACGCGCAGCGGCAAGATCATGCGCCGGTTGTTGCGCGATGTGGCGGAGGGGCGGGCTCTGGGCGACACGACGACGCTCGCCGACCCTGCGGTGGTGGCGAGTCTGAAGCGGAAATACGACGAAGGATAG
- a CDS encoding acyloxyacyl hydrolase yields MRRTIILLSILLLQTAIASAQDKRWMLHVGPVFGQSWLGSEDKRRGAYYGLQYAKIDPRLFAMGHEGELVIEAYYMYTIGGGFRSGRFPKNNSHHYGVSGFARYWNRAPTQFKTFFEIGWGLQYVNTRTHDLGGLFNTTPTLGVGMKGPFEGYELILGIRYIHVSNGGAVGNNEGHNFFHFYVGVQF; encoded by the coding sequence ATGCGTCGCACCATCATCCTTCTGTCCATCTTGCTCTTGCAGACTGCAATAGCTTCGGCTCAGGACAAACGGTGGATGCTCCACGTGGGACCGGTGTTCGGCCAGAGCTGGCTTGGGAGCGAAGACAAGCGGCGCGGCGCCTACTACGGATTGCAGTACGCCAAGATCGATCCACGCTTGTTCGCAATGGGTCACGAAGGCGAACTGGTGATCGAGGCGTACTACATGTACACGATCGGAGGAGGGTTTCGATCAGGAAGGTTTCCCAAGAACAACTCGCACCACTACGGTGTATCGGGGTTTGCCAGATACTGGAATCGCGCGCCGACACAGTTCAAGACGTTCTTCGAAATTGGCTGGGGATTGCAGTACGTCAACACGAGGACCCACGACCTGGGCGGGCTGTTCAACACGACCCCTACCCTTGGCGTAGGCATGAAGGGTCCGTTCGAAGGGTATGAGCTGATTCTAGGGATTCGGTACATACACGTGTCGAACGGAGGCGCGGTCGGAAACAACGAGGGGCACAATTTCTTCCACTTCTACGTCGGCGTTCAGTTCTGA
- a CDS encoding RNA-binding protein: protein MAKSLFVGNLSYSTTESTLQDAFSKFGSSSVRIIEGRGFGFVDVDDDQVEAAIEGMNEQELDGRKIFVNEARPREDRGGGGGGGGGGGRDRGGRW from the coding sequence ATGGCAAAGTCGCTTTTTGTAGGCAATCTATCGTATTCGACCACCGAGTCGACGTTACAGGACGCATTCAGCAAGTTCGGATCCTCCTCCGTGCGGATCATTGAGGGACGAGGTTTCGGCTTCGTCGACGTGGACGACGATCAGGTCGAGGCCGCTATCGAGGGAATGAACGAGCAGGAGCTCGACGGTCGAAAGATCTTTGTGAACGAGGCACGGCCGCGTGAAGACCGCGGCGGCGGCGGCGGGGGCGGGGGCGGCGGCGGTCGCGACCGGGGCGGCCGCTGGTAG
- a CDS encoding DUF2461 domain-containing protein has translation MAHVADEFLDFLRELELNNDREWFKARKTRFESEVKAPFEALVREVISEVASVDPAVDIEPKDAIFRIHRDTRFSKDKTPYKAHMGAVICPGGRKALDSIGVYFEISGRRLGIASGLHSPDKEKLLAVRRLIMSRGGEMEKILKGAKFKRLFGEIEGEKNKVLPQEFKEAAASQPLLFNKQFYCWAEYDPEEAKREDLPKFILDHYKAALPLNQFLAQA, from the coding sequence ATGGCGCACGTAGCAGACGAGTTTCTTGACTTTTTGCGGGAGTTGGAGCTGAACAACGACCGCGAGTGGTTCAAGGCCCGGAAGACCCGGTTCGAGAGCGAGGTGAAGGCGCCTTTTGAAGCGCTGGTCCGTGAGGTGATCAGCGAGGTCGCATCAGTCGATCCGGCGGTGGATATCGAGCCTAAGGATGCGATCTTCCGCATACATCGCGACACGCGGTTTTCGAAGGACAAGACGCCGTATAAAGCGCACATGGGAGCCGTAATCTGTCCTGGAGGCCGGAAGGCTCTGGACTCGATCGGCGTGTACTTCGAGATATCTGGCCGACGGCTCGGGATCGCGAGCGGGCTGCATTCCCCTGACAAGGAAAAGCTGCTCGCTGTGCGGCGTTTGATCATGTCGCGCGGTGGCGAGATGGAGAAGATCTTGAAGGGAGCGAAGTTCAAGAGGCTTTTCGGAGAGATCGAGGGCGAGAAAAACAAAGTGTTGCCGCAGGAGTTCAAGGAGGCCGCCGCGTCGCAGCCGCTTCTGTTCAACAAGCAGTTCTACTGTTGGGCGGAGTACGACCCGGAAGAGGCGAAGCGCGAAGACCTGCCGAAGTTCATCTTGGATCACTACAAGGCCGCGCTGCCGTTGAATCAGTTCTTGGCACAGGCGTAG